GCCTGATTTCTTTTTATTGCACCGGATTGGATACCCACGCTGATACATGCCAGGTTCTTAAAATAGCGGCTACCGAGAACTATGACCCCCAATATTTGACTAACGTAAACGGCATACTTTTTTTTAGCGCCGATGACAGTTTGCATAACAGAGAGTTGTGGAAAAGCGATGGTACCGAGGCTGGCACCATTATGGTTAAGGATATTCATCTCGAGAATGACCCAGGCTCTTCTTGGAGAGGTAGCCATCCCACCCAACTGACCAATGTAAACGGCACGCTTTTTTTCAGTGCCGGACAAAATTCAAGAAACCTTAATCCTATAAGGGAGTTATGGAAAAGCGACGGAACGGAAGCCGGCACGGTTATGGTGAAAGATCTTTATGGTGTTGAGGGTGGCGATCCGCGGTATCTGACCAATGTAAACGGCACACTGTTTTTTACCGGATGGAGTATTCCAATCGGAGGATCGGGTGGAATTGAATTATGGAAGAGTGACGGAACGGAAGCCGGGACAGTAATGGTCAAGAAAATCGGTGCGTTGGATCACAGCAGCGAGCCTATGCATCTCATGTGTGTGGGAAGCCTACTTTTTTTTACTGCCGATGACGGGGTGCATGGACGAGAATTATGGAAAAGCGATGGTACCGAAGCCGGCACGGTCATGGTTGAAGATATCTGGGGATTCACTTTCGGTAGTGACCCTCTTTGGTTGACCCACCATGGGCTGATTATAGCATTCAGCGCCGATGATGGTTTATCTGGTCGCGAGCTTTGGGGAAGCGCTCTTGGGCATGGGGCCTATTTGATAAAGGATATTAGAACAGTATACGGTTATCCCGAACTCAGCAGTAACCCCGAATACCTCACATCCGTCGGTGGAACTCTCTTTTTTGCCGCTACTGCCGCGGACGGGAGTTCCAGAGAGCTGTGGAAAAGTGACGGCACGGCGGCCGGCACAGTCATGGTCAAAGACATCAACCCGTTTACGGATAGTTCACCAGAGGGCCTTACAGATGTGAACGGAACGCTTTACTTTTCCGCGGATGACGGAGAAAACGGTCGTGAATTGTGGAAAAGCGATGGTACGGCGGCCGGCACAGTCATGGTCAGAGACATCAATCCGCTTGGAGATAGCTTGCCGGAAGGCCTCATAAATGTGAACGGAACGCTTTACTTTTCAGCAGATGACGGAAAAAACGGTCGCGAACTATGGACAAGTGACGGCACCTCCTCGGGTACAATGATGGTAGAGGATATACAGCCTCTTGCAGGGGTTGGCAGCGATCCGGAATGGTTAACAAACGTCAACGGCACCCTTTTCTTTAACGCCTCCAGAGGACTTTGGAAATGTTATGAAAAGAAAGAGGATTTTCCTTGGGGGCTTTTTACCCCGGTATTCACGAAGAAACGAAAACCATAAAAGTTAAATAGTTGCTGTGCGTGAGGGTTTGAGTCAATCCAGCTGATCGGTGGGGAGGTTAAGCCATGTGGCCCTCGGGGCAACCACCGTTCGGCGGCCGGTGGCAGATGATGCAGGCGGGTGGACGAGGGGGGTGCCATCCAAGTCCGGCATCCCCCCTCCGGGGCGGTTCTTAAAAATCGGCAAATTCCGCGTCTTCGAACGGGATTACCTTCTCGGCGTCTGATTTCCAGTCCTGCCTCGGGGGCTTGGCGGTTGTCGCCGGCGGCCGGCGCACTGCCGGCGCTGCCGGCGCCGGCCTGCCAAGGGCCGCCAGATCGGTGCCGGGCTGCTTGCTGGCAACCGCGCCCCGCACGATCGCCACCAGCTCCGCCACCGAGGCCTTCATCTGCTGGGCCTGGGCGTTCATTTCCTCCGCCGCGCTGGCCGACTCCTCGGCGGTTGCCGCGTTCTGCTGGACTACCTTGTCCATTTCGCCCACCGCGGTGTTGATCTGTTCGATGCCCTGGGACTGCTCGCTGGAGGCGGCGTTGATCTCGGCCACCAGCTGGGCGATTTTGGTGGAGCTCTGCGCGACTTCGTGGAAGGCCACGTTGGTGGTGTCCACCAGCTCGCAGCCGTCCTGGATTTGTTTGACCGACCCGTCGATCAGGGCGGCGGTGTTTTTGGCAGCTTCCGCCGCGCGCAGGGCCAGGTTGCGCACCTCGTCGGCCACCACGGCAAAGCCCGCCCCGGCTTCGCCGGCGCGGGCGGCCTCGACCGCCGCGTTGAGCGCCAGCAGGTTGGTCTGAAAGGCGATCTCATCAATGGTCTTGACGATTTTCTGAGTTTCTTCACTGGCCGTTGAAATTTCTTTCATCGAGGTGGTCAGCTGACCCATGGAATCGTTGGCCTTGGCAATCGTCCGCGTGGCTTCGGTCACAAGCGAGTTGGCCTCCCGGGCGTGATCGGCGTTTTGTTTGGTCATCGAGGAGATTTCCTCCAGCGACGATGAGGTCTCCTCGATGGAGGCGGCCTGCTGGGAGGCGCCTTCGGCCAGGGTTTGGCTGGCCGAGGAAACCTGCTCCGAGGCCGAGGCCACCTCGTCTGCACCGGCATTGAGCATTCCCACCACCCGGTTGATGGGACGGTTGATGGAGCGGGTGAAAAACAGGACGGCCAGGATCGTGGCGGCCAGGAAAATGCCGCTGATCGTCAGGATAACATTGCGGATGGCATGCGGCGTGGCCATGAACTCATCCTTGTTCTGGGTGACCCCCACACGCCAGTTGGTGGTCTTGACGGCCGCAAAGCCGGCGATCTTGTCCACGCCCTTGAACTGGTAGGCCTCGACACCGCTCGGGCGGGTGGACATGGCATTGAAGATGCTGCTCATTTCCGGTATTTTGGAAATATCCGTTTTCATGATCAAGGCCTTGTCGGGGTGGGCCACTACCAGGCCGGCGGCATTGGCGAGAAAGGGGTAACCGGTCTGACCGATTTTAAGCGCGGTTATTTTTTCGGCCAGAAAGTTGATGTCCAGCACCGCGGTCAGGGTGCCGATCACCCGCCCGGCCGGGTCATGAACCGGCGTGCAGACGGGCACCACGATATTGCCGCTGACCTTTGAGCGCACCGGGTCGGAAACCGCATCCTGGCCGGCCACGGCTTTCTTGAAATAGTCCCGCTCGGAGACGTCCGTGCCCTTGTAACTTCCGCCCTGGCTGTCGGCAAAGATGACACCGCTGGTGTCGGTGACGAAAAAGGCCTCGTAGTCTTTTCCAATTTGTTTCATCGCAGCCGCAAGTTTTTCGTCCAACGCCGCGATCGCTTGACCGGCGTTGCCTCTGCCCGCCGTCGAAACTGCCTGGGCCGCGCTGATGCTGGTGCGGTCCACCGACAGCTCCCGGGCCAGCTTGATCTCCTCGGAGAGCACCAGGTCCACCATGGTGGCCAGGTTGCGGGCGGTGAGTTCGGCCTGTCCCTGGGAAAGTGTCGTCAGGGCCTCGGTGGATCTGCCGACGGAGAACAACCCGACCACCAGCAGCGGCATGAGGACCAGCGCGATGCCGCCGGTGGCCAGTTTAAACCCGAGTGAACGTTTTTTCATGGTCAGAATTCCTCTCCGACAAGAGTTGACGGATCCCTGAAGCCGGGCGGTTTTGCAAAAAGCGCCGCGGCGTGCAAATCCCGCAGCGCAGCGCAGAAACGGGCCTCCTTGGGCCGCCGTCGCAGGTTGCTGCTCCGGTTTCGGGTGGGCTATGGTTGGGGATATTATCGGTGCGCTGCAGCGAAAAGCTTAGGGCTGCGGTCGGAAAATCGGGTGGTAGGCGGCTGTCGGGGAGCCGCCCATTTTTCGCCGGGTCCAGAAAAACTTGGCGGTGAGGTCCCGATCTGTGGTAGGGGTGTCCGCCCAGGTGCAAAAAAACCAGACGGCCAAAGAAAATTCGAGGAGGGACGGCCATGAAAGCCTTCACCTATGACGATATTCTCCTGGTGCCATCCTACAACCACTGGGAATCCCGCAAAGTGGTGGATATTTCGATCCGTTGCAAGGCCGGCAAACTGGCCCTGGACTTGCCCCTGATGACCGCCAACATGGACACCATCACCGGGGCGGAGATGGCCAATTTCATCGGCGCAAAGGGCGGGATCGGGGTGCTGCACCGCTTTCTGACGGTGGAAGACAACGTTACCATGTTCAAAAGCTGTCGCTACCCGGCCTTCGTCTCGCTGGGCTGCAGCCCCAAGGAACTGGAGCGCGCCGAAGCCCTGCGGGATGCCGGTGCGAACTTCTTTTGCGTGGATGTGGCCCACGGCCACGCCAAATACGTGGGGCGGACCCTCAAGCAAATCCGCGAAATTCTCGGCGACGGGGCCTGCATCATGGCGGGCAACGTGGCGACATACGCCGGCGCCGATTATCTGGCCTCTTGCAGCGCCGACATCATCAAGGTCGGGATCGGCGGCGGCTCGGTCTGCACCACGCGCATCAAGACCGGTTTCGGGGTGCCCAATTTGACGGCGATCAAGAACTGCACCCGGGTGGATCGCTCGGTGGTCGCCGACGGCGGCATCCGCAACCCGGGTGACATCGTCAAGGCCTTGGCCTTCGGTGCGGATTTCGTGATGGTGGGCAGTATGCTGGCCGGCACCCGGCCGACACCGGGCGCCGTGATCACCCGGCCGGGCGCCGGCGGTGAGGCGTGCCAGGTGAAATGCTACCGGGGCATGGCCAGCCGCGAGGTCCAAAAAGACTTTCACGGCGGCATCGCCGAGTGGAAAACAGCCGAGGGGGTAGCCACCGAGGTGTCCTACCGCGAGGACGAAGACCGGATCATCGCCGATATCGTCGGCGGCCTGCGCTCCGGCTTGACCTACGGCGGGGCGGCCACCATCCGTGAGTTGCAGCGAAAGCTGGATTATATCGAGATCACGCCCGCCGGCCGGATGGAAAGTCTGCCGCACCGGATATTTTAGGCCGGCGGGCGTCGTCCCGGGATCCAGCGCTGCAGGCGGCGCTTGAGGCGACGTGGTTTTTGAAACAGCACAAATCGCCGCAGGGCAGCGAACCGCCGCGTGACCTGGCGAATTTCGGCGCCGATTTGCTCCTCGCGGCCGCAAAAAGAGGTGATACAGACCTCGGGGCGGGTGTTGAACGGAAAGATGCAGGGGCCTGCACCGTTTTCCAGAAATACGCAGTCGGCGGTGAAATCCAGTGGCTGATGGCCCACCCGCTTTCGGATTTGGGCTTTCATGCCAGGTGCGGCCGTCAGGATAAAGACGAAGTCATAGAGGTCGATGATCTGGCCGCTTTTCAGATTGCGGCAGCAGAGCCCCTCGCAGGATTGGGTGCAGCGCTGGATCAATTCGGTGGATGCCGCCAGCAGGCGCTCTTCGGCCACCTGAATCTCCCGGCAGATTTTTTTAAGCTGGGACACCTCATCCGGCCTCATCCGGCCGACGATGGCGACCGCTTTCTGAAACTTTTTTTGAAGCAGCATGCGCAGACCCGAAGAAAGCCGTCACGTTTCAGTAAACAGAGACAAGATAAGGGTTTCTGCAAAGAACGAGCATCCATTTTCCTCGCTTTTTGCCCATCAGCGGCGTCAAATCCACCGACCCCATCGCGCTGTGCGCCGACGGCCGGGCCTTTGGGAAAACCCGCAATGCGGCGCCATCCTGCGAAATTATTTTTTCAGTTTTTCGACCGTTTCCAGGTCGCAGACGTCAAAGGTCTGGCCGCAGCCGCCGCAAACCATTTCACATGCATCCGGCTGGCGGGTCTTACGTTTTTTCAAAAGCGCCCGGCACTCCGGGCAGCGCAGTTCATCGTTTTTGGCCTGCAGGTCGGATGGGGGGGATGGCATGATCGTCTCCTTTAAAATTGACGGTTCCGCAAAAAGGCCAATTTCTGCGTTGCGCTGCATCTCGAAGTCGCTGCGGCGTAGATAAGTACGCCTCACGCCGCTGAGATTTGCGCGCCGTAACTTGGCGCTTTTTTCGAAACCGTCTGGGTTTTTACTTTTTACCGGTTCATCAATATTAACGGTTGCGCACAAATCTGATTGCTGAACGGCATTTCAAGGTCGCCGCAACCCGCTTGCCGCGGCCCTCACCCACTGCTGTCGGAGTTTGCGGCGTGTTTTGCGGTGCCCGGCCCGCTTAAAACAGCATCCCTTCCAAAGGAGCCTGGGCGGTGGCAACCGTTCACCGGCAGGTGGATGGTCACCCGGCTGCCCTGCCCCTCGGCAGAGCCAACGGCGATATGGCCGTGGTGCTTTCGGATGATGGAATGGCTGATGGCCAAGCCCAGGCCCATTCCTTTTTGAGACCCCATCTGCTTGGTGGTGAAATAGGGGTCGAAGATTTTGTCCAGATGGTCGGCGCGGATGCCGCAGCCCTGATCGCAGATCTCTATTCTGACATAGTTCCCCGGTGCCATCAAGGGAACGCTTTCCGGGGCGAGGGTCACATTGCGGGCCTTGAGCAGCAGTCTGCCCCCGCCGGGCATGGCCTCCTGGGCGTTTTGGATGATATTCTGAAGCGCCGATTTGATTTGGACCTCATCGACGATCAGCGGTGTCAGGCGCTCGGCCAGCTCGAGTTCATAGCCTACATTGGAGCCGCTCAGGCTCAGTTGGGCGGTCTCCTCCAGAAGCCGGTCGATGGCGATGGGCTGGGTGTAGGGCGCGCCCCCTTCCGCAAAGGTCAACAACCGGTTGGCCAGGTCTTTGACCTTGAAAGCGGCTTCCATGGCGCCATCCAAAAAGGGCAGGGCCTTTTCGTTATTCACCAGATGGAGTTTCAGCATTTCGATATTGCCCACCAGGGCCGTCAGGATATTGTTGAAATCATGGGCCATGCCGCCGGCCAGGGTGCCGATCGACTCCAGATTGCGCGATTTGAGCAGCTCCCGTTCCGCCCGCTTGCGGTCGGTGATGTCGTGTGAAATGTGAATGCACCAGCGGGTCCCCTCTTCATCGGTGTTAAACGGGGCCACCGTGGTGATGAAATGACCGCCGAGCTTGCGGTTGAAGGCCTCCGTTTTACCGGGTCGGCCGTCGGCCAGCAAGCGCTGGTGGGGGCAGCCGGCGGGGCGCTCCCGGCGCTCGTGGAGCAGATCATAGCACTTGCGGCCGACGCACGCCTGGGGGGTGACGCCCAGGCGC
This window of the Desulfobacteraceae bacterium genome carries:
- a CDS encoding PAS domain S-box protein is translated as MGADNEFDQRLEDLRRKAEARLVDSDLEATLAAGGQMQRLLHDLHVHQIELELQNEELRAAQRELQHSRDRYLELYHNAPVGYVVTDSVGMILQANQTFGHLLDQDLAGVLRKPLAGMIHADDQAVFLSRFRAFYNNPRNKRLEVRMIRRDRSVVHTQLAGRRIDPPGDSVPGDDLPERLLITISDITGQKLAERAIIRAKKQWEQTFDAVPDLIAIINEKSEIVRVNRALARRLGVTPQACVGRKCYDLLHERRERPAGCPHQRLLADGRPGKTEAFNRKLGGHFITTVAPFNTDEEGTRWCIHISHDITDRKRAERELLKSRNLESIGTLAGGMAHDFNNILTALVGNIEMLKLHLVNNEKALPFLDGAMEAAFKVKDLANRLLTFAEGGAPYTQPIAIDRLLEETAQLSLSGSNVGYELELAERLTPLIVDEVQIKSALQNIIQNAQEAMPGGGRLLLKARNVTLAPESVPLMAPGNYVRIEICDQGCGIRADHLDKIFDPYFTTKQMGSQKGMGLGLAISHSIIRKHHGHIAVGSAEGQGSRVTIHLPVNGCHRPGSFGRDAVLSGPGTAKHAANSDSSG
- a CDS encoding guanosine monophosphate reductase; this encodes MKAFTYDDILLVPSYNHWESRKVVDISIRCKAGKLALDLPLMTANMDTITGAEMANFIGAKGGIGVLHRFLTVEDNVTMFKSCRYPAFVSLGCSPKELERAEALRDAGANFFCVDVAHGHAKYVGRTLKQIREILGDGACIMAGNVATYAGADYLASCSADIIKVGIGGGSVCTTRIKTGFGVPNLTAIKNCTRVDRSVVADGGIRNPGDIVKALAFGADFVMVGSMLAGTRPTPGAVITRPGAGGEACQVKCYRGMASREVQKDFHGGIAEWKTAEGVATEVSYREDEDRIIADIVGGLRSGLTYGGAATIRELQRKLDYIEITPAGRMESLPHRIF
- a CDS encoding methyl-accepting chemotaxis protein, which encodes MKKRSLGFKLATGGIALVLMPLLVVGLFSVGRSTEALTTLSQGQAELTARNLATMVDLVLSEEIKLARELSVDRTSISAAQAVSTAGRGNAGQAIAALDEKLAAAMKQIGKDYEAFFVTDTSGVIFADSQGGSYKGTDVSERDYFKKAVAGQDAVSDPVRSKVSGNIVVPVCTPVHDPAGRVIGTLTAVLDINFLAEKITALKIGQTGYPFLANAAGLVVAHPDKALIMKTDISKIPEMSSIFNAMSTRPSGVEAYQFKGVDKIAGFAAVKTTNWRVGVTQNKDEFMATPHAIRNVILTISGIFLAATILAVLFFTRSINRPINRVVGMLNAGADEVASASEQVSSASQTLAEGASQQAASIEETSSSLEEISSMTKQNADHAREANSLVTEATRTIAKANDSMGQLTTSMKEISTASEETQKIVKTIDEIAFQTNLLALNAAVEAARAGEAGAGFAVVADEVRNLALRAAEAAKNTAALIDGSVKQIQDGCELVDTTNVAFHEVAQSSTKIAQLVAEINAASSEQSQGIEQINTAVGEMDKVVQQNAATAEESASAAEEMNAQAQQMKASVAELVAIVRGAVASKQPGTDLAALGRPAPAAPAVRRPPATTAKPPRQDWKSDAEKVIPFEDAEFADF